The genome window TCAACCCCCGCCTCTTTAAAGCCAATCGCACGAAGACGGCAGCTATCACAAATACCACAGGCACGACCATCATCATCCGCTTGATAACACGAAATTGTATCGGCGTAATCAATGCCTAACTCGTGGCCAACCTTGATAATGTCTGACTTTGACAAGGTCATTAACGGGGTGTGGATTTTAATTGGATGACCGGTCACGCCCGTTTTAGTCGCCAAATTAGCCATGGTTTCAAATGCATTAATAAACTCGGGACGGCAATCCGGGTAACCCGAGTAATCAACCGCATTAACGCCAATAAAAATAGCGTCTGCTTCTAATACTTCAGCCCAACCTAATGCCAACGATAAAAAAACAGTATTACGAGCTGGAACATAAGTCACGGGAATACCGGACGTTTCTTCTTCCGGCACCTCAATGGAGTGATCAGTCAGTGCTGAACCACCAAAATCCTCAAGGTGTAAACGGATCACGCGATGATCAGTTATGGCTAATTGCTGCGCTACTTTGCGGGCCGCATTCAACTCAGTTAAAGAGCGTTGACCATAGTCAAAACTGAGCACATAACAATCAAAGCCCTGATCTTTAGCCATTGCTAACGCGGTTGCCGAATCCAAACCACCCGACAACAAAACCACAGCCTTTGGTGAAGGCTTACTCATAAAACAGTGTCCTACGTCTAAAAAAATAAAATAAGCGAGAAGCGCTTATTGTAAAGCGCTCTCAGCTAAACGTGCAGCGGAGCTTTCTGGGTATTCTTTAACAACCCGCTCCATGAATGAGACCGACTGTGCAGTATCACCCTTCTGTTTGAATAGTATACCTAATTTATACAAGGCATCCGATGCTTTACGGCTATCTGGATAGGCTTTTACGACAGTTTGGAATTCCGTCTCAGCGCTGTCTAAATCACTAGTCGCCAAATATAATTCGCCTAACCAATAATGTGCGTTAGGTACGCGCGGGCTTTGCGGATAATTCGTTAAGAAATCATCGAACTGGGTTATAGCTTCACTAAAAGACCGCTGCCTTACGAGTGCAAATGCAGCTTGGTAATCGTCTTGATCATTGCCCGCACTTGAAGATGATTCGCTTGTATTGCTTTGAGAAGAGGAGGCAGGCGCGAGCTGGGTAGAAGGTGTTTCATTAGAGGCTTCAGTGGCGGGTACTGATGCTTCAGGTTCGGGAGCTAGCGGCAAAGCACCCAACGCTAATTCATCGGTTAATGAGCCCGATTGTTGGCGCATTACCTCGCTTATCCGGCGATCCAAGTCTCTGTAACGCTCTTTCTGCTTCGATTGTAATTGATCAATTGTATACTGTTGAGACTCTACCATGCCTCTCAATTGACGCATTTCATCCTGTAACTGCTGAATGGTGATGATCAATTGGCTATTGTTAGATGGAGCACGGTTAATCCCTGACGCGGAGCCACCCGAGTTAACTTGGATAACTTGTACATCTTCCGCGTAACTGGCTGTAGCCGAAGCTACAGCCATGAAAGCAGCCGATGTAATGAGTGCTTTCTTTACATTCATTAGCGAGACACGTATTTCAATTCAACACGACGGTTTTGTGACCAAGAGCCATCGCCTGAACCTAATACTACCGGCTTTTCTTCACCGTAGCTGATAGTTTCAACTTGCGCTCCAGATACACCATTAACCGCTAAGAAACGCTCAATTGCTTTCGCACGACGCTCACCTAGTGCCATATTGTATTCGCGTGTACCGCGCTCATCAGCATGACCTTCTAAACGAATAGAAGCCGACGGATGAGAAGCTAGATACTGAGCATGAGCTTCTAAATCAGCCACGCTGTCTGCACGGACAGTGGAATCATCGAAGTCAAAGTAAAACACAGTTTTTAAGTTAGCAACGTCTAGATTGCCATCTGTACCCATGCCAGAAACACCAGAAGCGTCGCCTGTGCCGTAAGTGTTAGATGAAGAACCTGTTGCTGAGCCGCCCATAGAAGAGTCGTCTTCGGATAGAGTGCTAGGTGAACTACAACCCGCAATCCATGCTACGGAAACAGCTAAGGTTAACGCTTTAACAGCATTTGATGCGCGCATGATAACTCCTAATTAAATGGCAAAATGCCATAGTTTTTTCAATTAAATTAATGGTTGATAACATTTATTGCAAGTACGGTGACCATGCCGGTTCACGCACATCCCCATCACCATTAGGCATGGTAAAACGTACACGACCGTCAAGAGAAACACCGGCGAGAACCCCTTTTCCACCTTTTTTAGTCGCATACATAATGATGCTGCCGTTAGGTGCAATTGTCGGAGACTCGTCGAGACTAGAACTTGTTAAAATATCCAGTCGGTTTGTTTTTAGGTCCTGAACAGCAATGTGGAAACCACTACCGTCTTGATGAACCATCGTCAGGAAACGACCATCCTGAGTCAATCGACCACGACTGTTATACTTGCCTTCATAAGTTAAGCGCTTCAGTTCGCGAGTCGGAAGATTTAGTGAATAAATTTGCGGTAATCCCGCCCTATCCGATGTAAATAAAATAGACTGTCCATCAGGTGCCCACGTTGGCTCAGTATCTATGCCGTAATGATGCGTTACCCGGTCAAGCTGCCCCGTCGCTAATGTCAAAATATAGACTTCAGGGTTACCATCCTTTGATAAAACCAATGCTAACCGCGACCCATCTGGAGACCACGCAGGAGAACCGTTCAAACCACGAAACGTTTGAACTTTCTGGCGCTGGCCAGTTGCTAACTCTTGCACATATATAGCTGGGCGGCTGCTTTCAAAAGACACATACGCTAATTTAGAGCCGTCTTGAGACCATGCTGGCGATAAAATAGGCTCCTTTGATTGCAAAATAGTTCTTGGACGAGCCCCATCAGAATCAGCCATTTGTAGTTTGTACGTAAAATTACCAGGCGTGTTCATCTTCGCTGTTACATAAACAATGCGTGTAGAAAAAGCGCCCTTTAAGCCTGTCAGCTTTTCAAAAACTTGATCAGAAATATAATGAGCAACGTCGCGTAAGTTGTTGCTATTACCGGTAACCGCCTCAGACCACACTTTCCGCTCTTTTAGTACATCATACAATTCAACACTGGCTTGCACTTGACCGTTAGCCGCAGGAGCTACACGCCCGATAACCATGTAATCATTGCCAGATACCCGCCAATCTCTAAAAAACACCTGCTCCTCAGTTGACGGCGTGCCTAACATATTAGAACGGTTCATTGGCTTAAAAAAACCACTACGCCCTAAGTCATCAGAAACGATTTGAGCAATGTCTTCATTTAAAGCTAAACCAGTTGCCTGAAACGGTACGACAGCAATAGGAGTTGGCGCATCCACACCTTGCGTTACTTCAACGACTAGATCTGCACGTGCCGTGACAGCCATCATCATTAAAAACGCACTTATGAACCATTTTTTCATTGTTTAATCACCTTAATACCGTAAGCCTTCTGGCCTAAAAATCACTTGAATACGACGTAGGTTCCGGTCAAACAACACCGGATCAATTTCTGACGCCCGCGAGAATCGTCCTACCTTGTATACCGCATTTTCGGCCGCACGATCAAATCCCAGATCGCCACTACTTTTTACAATTTCAACGCTATCTATTTCTCCCGAAGGGAATAAAACAACCAATGCCGTTGCTTGCATACCATTACGGGCTGTAGCGGGACGAATCCAGCGTCCCGATATTTCACTGCGTACATAAGCAGTAAACTCATCGACTGTTTGCTTGCTCTTTTCTAATGCCGCTTGACGACGTTTCTCTAACTCTGCTTTTTGTTTCGCTTCTGCCGCTGCTTTTTCAGCAGCAACACGCTCGGCCTCTTTACGTTTAGCTTCTTCGGCTTTGCGTTGCTTGTCAGCCTCCGCTTTTTTCTTAGCAGCTTCAGCGGCTTTTTGCGCGGCCTCTTGCTTTTGTTTCTCAGCGGCTTTCTTTTTAGCTTCTTCCGCTAATTTCTTTTTCTCTGCTTCATCTGCCTTTTTTTCCAGGATTGCTTTTATGGCAGACTCTACTTCTTTTGGCTTAGAGTTACACAGAGATTCTAACGTAGCCTTTTGTTCTGCGGTGATATCTAAACCTTTAATTTTGGCGATACATTCATCAAACTCTTTTATACGAGCATCCTCAACCTCTTTTAACCTCTTCTCTTCAATACGCTGTTTTTCTAGATTCTTCTTCTCTTCTTGTTTTTTTAATTCTTCCAACTTTTTTTGAGCTTCTTGCTGCTTTTGCTCTTCAAGCTTCTTTTTTTGAGCTTGAGCTTCAGCCTGCTGCTTTCTCTCAGCTTCTTGAGCTTGTCTTGCCTGCTCTGCTTGTTCCTGCTTTTCTAACTCTGCCGCTTGGCGCGCTTGCTCGGCTTGTTTCTGGGCGGCTTCTTCTTTAGCTTCGGCAATTTGTTGTTGGTTTGCGACTTCTGTGGCCAATGATTTTAAATCAATCATCGTGGCTTGGATGTGCCGCGGTGTTTGACGCGGGTCTTGTTTGTGTTGAAACCAATGAGGAACCAACAAGAGCACCACACAAACGTGCACAAGTAACGCAAGTACAATCGGTAATATATAACTACGTATACGCACAGATATTTACTCAGTTACCAAGCCAACACTGGCTGCACCAGCCTGTTGCAACAATGCCATCAAACCAACCACTTTTTCATAGCTTACGTTTTTATCGCCACGAACAAGCAACAATTGGTTTGGTGTTTCATTTAAAATTTTCTCGACTCTTTCGGAAACTTCCTCTTGAGAGACCTGAGTCGTATCGTCACCGCCAATATTAATATAATAAGCCCCGTCTTTATCCACGGTTACAACCACCGGCTCTTGATCCTGATCGTTTACTGGGTCAGAAGCGGCTTGAGGCAAATCAACACTGACACCTTGCGTCAGCATAGGAGCCGTAATCATAAAGATCACCAGCAACACCATCATCACATCGATGTAGGGAACGACGTTTATATCCGCGTTAAGTTTCCGTTTTTTCTTCTGGCGTCTAATCATGATAAATACCTATCGAGAAAACGATTACAGCGGTGAATGAATACGACGATGCAAAATAGCGTAAAACTCTTCGGCAAAGGTTTCGTAATGACTCATCATCCCTTCTGATCGAGCAGAAAAACGGTTATAAGCAATTACAGCCGGAATAGCAGCAAACAAACCAATAGCGGTAGCGACAAGCGCTTCAGATATGCCTGGCGCAACAGAGGCCAAGGTTGCTTGATGTACATTAGCTAAACCACGGAATGAGTTCATAATTCCCCATACCGTACCAAACAAACCTATATAAGGACTTGTCGACCCCACAGTAGCCAAAAAGGGAAGATGCTGATCTAGCTTTTCTTCCTCTCGTGACAAAGCCACACGCATGCTACGTTGCACAGCGTCCATCACAGCGTCGGGATCATAATTCTTTTGTTGTGTCATGCGCGTGTATTCTTTGATACCCGAGCAAAAAATATGTTCTGCGCCCTCTAGCGCTTTATCAGTGTCGCTAAGTTCTCGGTAAAGCTGCCCCAAATCTACGCCAGACCAAAATCGCTCTTCAAATGTGCGCAACCCTTTTTTTGCTTTTCCAAAAACAGAAATCCGCTGAAAGATAACGATCCAAGAAAGAAAAGAGGCCAACACCAAGATAACCATTACAATTTGTACGACCAAACTGGCTTCGACTACCAGACTCCAGATCGAAAGCTGCTCACCCACTGTAAAAATCTCCAATACCAAACCGTTCTTACTTATGCCAATTCATAAGTAAACAACAAAAGATGCACGAATATCCTGCAAACCTATTCCCTAGGCACAAATCTGTGATTGACGACCTTGGTAAAAGTTCAGCAGATGAGGTAATTAGGACGCTTTTAGCGACGAAAAGACCCTATTTAAGTGTGCACACAATATCAGGCGCGCAAATTTATACAAGATACGCAAGAGCCAAACCGCTAATATATTTTCAATACTGGCGGTGTGTTTTAAAAACAATTGTTTAGGAGGATAAAACCAAGAGGCAGGCTAATCGATGGAGGGTTTATCGATGCCAAAATGGAGATAAGCATGATCGGTAACGACACGTCCTCGCGGTGTTCGCATAATATAGCCTTGCTGAATCAGATAAGGTTCTAAAACATCCTCTATTGTCTCTCGTTCCTCACTGATCGCAGCCGCTAAGTTATCAACTCCCACTGGACCACCCGCAAATTTCTCGATCATGACTAACAACAAACGACGGTCCATATGATCAAACCCTTGCTCATCCACACTCAGCATATTCAGCGCAAGGTCAGCAATAGGCTTGGTGATTTCACCATCGCCTTTAACTTCGGCATAGTCCCGTGCCCGTCGTAATAGGCGATTAGCAATTCGTGGAGTACCTCGGCTGCGCTTGGCTACCTCTTTTGCCCCCTCTTCACTAATAATCGTTCCTGATAACCGGGCTGAGCGCATCACGATATTGGTTAAGTCTTCGATATTATAAAACTCAAGACGTTGTACGATACCGAAGCGGTCTCGCAAGGGAGAAGTGAGTGAGCCAGCTCGGGTGGTTGCCCCAACCAAAGTAAAAGGAGGCAAATCGAGCTTAATGGATCGAGCGGCAGGCCCTTCACCAATAATTATATCCAGCTGGTAGTCTTCCATAGCAGGATACAAAACTTCTTCTACATTTGGGCTAAGGCGGTGTATTTCATCAATAAATAAAATATCACCGGCTTCTAAGTTTGTTAGTAAGGCGGCTAAATCTCCGGCTTTTTCTAAAATAGGGCCAGATGTTGTTTTAATATCGCCTTCCATTTCATGCGCGATAATATTAGCCAGCGTTGTTTTACCAAGCCCAGGAGGCCCAAAAATCAGTGTATGATCCAGCGCCTCACCGCGATTACGAGCCGCATGGATAAAAATTTCCATTTGCTCTTTAACAACGGGCTGACCGGTGTAATCCGATAGTTTTTGCGGGCGAATTGCACGATCGAACTGCTCTTCCACCTTACTAGTCTGTGTGGGCGCTATAAAGCGGTCCGCTTCGATCATTTACAACCTCGCAATAACATCGGGAAACCTACCATTGTACTTACTTATTCTCAGTGGCCTGCAGTATGAAGAAGTTTTAGCCAGAGACCATTGATTTAAGTGCTAACCGGATTAACGACTCGCTACTGTTAATATCGCCTAATTGTTTCTCGGCTTGGGCAACCGCTTTAGCAGCCAAGGCAGGCTTATAGCCCAGCGATACCAAAGCACTTTCTGCTTCTTGGCGGTATCCATCAATAGCAGCTGACGCGGCTTCAGGTAAGTCATTACCCGTTAGCTGGAAGTCGGCAGGCTCAGCGGCCGGTAATGTTTTTAGCTTATCCTTTAACTCGACTATTAGGCGCTCGGCAGTTTTTTTACCCACTCCAGGGATACGTGTAAGCGCGGCGGCATCTTCGCGCTGCATACAAGCCACCAGCTCTTGAGCTGTCATGCCGGACAAAATAGATAGTGCAAGTTTAGGCCCCACACCGCTGGCTTTAATCAACGCCCGAAATAAAGTGCGCTCGTATTTATCATAAAAGCCATACAATAACTGAGCATCTTCTCGCACTACAAAGTGGGTATATAGTGTAACGCTACAACCGGGATCTGGTAATTTGAAGCACGTATTCATCGACGCCTCGACGTCATACCCAACTCCATTCACATCTACCATGATATGAGGCGGCTGTTTTTCTGCTAATTCACCTTTTAAGCGTCCGATCACGTCTCTACCTACCCTATTTCACAAAGCCAACAACAGTGTATGAATATACAGTAGCCGTTTAAAAATACCAACTGCGAGTCGCGATACTTATCACACTCGCAGAAACTATTGCTTAAACCCTAGGATTACTCGTCAAAAAGTGCTTCAACAAACTCATCAGCTTTAAAAGGACGTAGGTCGTCTACTTGCTCCCCTACCCCAATAAAACGAATAGGTAACTTCAATTGCTTAGCAATTGCAAAAATAATGCCGCCTTTGGCTGTGCCATCTAACTTAGTCAGCGTAATACCAGTGACACCCACGGCTTCTTGGAAGATTTTAGCCTGACTCATGGCGTTTTGGCCGGTGCCTGCATCCAGAACCAACATAACTTCATGTGGTGCAGCGGGGTCGATTTTGCGCATGACTCGCACAACCTTTTCCAGCTCTTCCATTAGATGGTCTTTGTTTTGCAAACGTCCTGCCGTATCAGCAATTAATACATCAATAGATTTAGCTTTAGCTGATTGCACCGCATCAAACAACACGGAAGCCGAGTCGGCACCTGTATGCTGGGCAATGACCGGTACATTATTGCGCTCGCCCCACACTTGCAGTTGTTCAACAGCCGCGGCTCGGAAGGTATCGCCAGCAGCCAACATCACACTTTTCCCTTCGCTTTGGAAACGCTTTGTCAGCTTGCCTATCGTCGTTGTCTTACCTACCCCATTAACACCCACCATGAGAATCACATAAGGAGCATTCTCAGCCTGGGCAACTAACGGCTGTTCAACGTCGCCTAATAACCCAGCCAGTTCATCTTTAAGAGCTTGATGCAAAGCTTGTGCATCCGCTAACTGATTACGTTGTACACGCGAAGTAAGCCGATCAATAATATCCGTTGTTGCTTCTACGCCTACATCGGAAGTTAGCAGCAGAGTCTCTATATCTTCGAGTAGCTCATCGTCTATTTCTTTTTTACCAAGAAAAAGCGTACCCAATTGCTCAGTCAAATTAGCCTTGGTCCTGCTTAACCCGGCTTTAATACGAGCAAACATGCCTTTCTTTTGCGGCGCTTCGTCTGTTACAACAGCGGGTGTGGCAGCTGGCGTATCAATCACTACAGGCTCTGGGGCCTTATCGGCTTCAGGCTCTGTTTGCACTTCGGTCACGTCAGGCTCTTGCACGCTTTCTGCTTGCATGTCTTGCGGGGCAGACACAGGCTCTTTAGCGGAAACGGGAAGTTCATCGTTTATAGCGGCAGCGGCATCGTGTACCACTTCGGTTGATTCTTCTGTAAGCGTATCTGGGATGGTGTCGTTTACTTGCTCACTCGACTGGGACGCTTCGTCTACTTTATCTTCAGGAAGCTTGTCAGCGGTTTCAACTGATACTACTTCTCCCTGCTGTACATCTGATTCGTTAACGTCCTGTTTATCTTCATTAGAAGAGAAGATAGATTTCAGCTTTTTGAACATGGATAATCCCCAAACACCTAAACCAATCTCCTATTGAAAGAACCAAAAAAGAAAGGCTAACTATTCTGTTGTTACTGGTATGATTTGAAAGGGCTAATCTTATCATAGAGAGCCGCTGTACAAACCTATTGATGGAAATTTGTCACGTCTATGGAATTTATTTGGATACTTTTCGCATTTGTCTGCGGCTTACTTGTTAAATACTTCAACTTTCCTGCCCTAATCGGCTTTTTGATTGCTGGCTTTTTGTTAAATTTCTTAGGCTTTGAGCCTACGGAAAGCTTAGAGACGTTGGCGCATTTGGGTATAACACTCATGCTGTTTACCATTGGGCTAAAACTGCATGTTAAAGATTTATTGAAACAAGAAGTTTGGGCCACCTCACTGTTACATATGGGAGCCTGGACTCTGGTCATGGGCACCTTGATTATTGGGCTCAGCATCCTTAGCTTGCCGTACTTTATCGACATAGACTTCAAAACAGCGGCTCTTTTAGGATTTGCGTTTAGTTTTAGTAGCACCGTGTGCATTGTTAAACTGCTAGAAGAAAGCGGTGAAATGAAAACGCGCCATGGACAAATCGCCATTGGCGTTCTTGTCGTGCAAGATATTGCTGCGGTCGTTTTCTTGGTGTTTGCTACAGGCAAAATCCCCTCACCATGGGCTTTGTTGCTTTTTGGTTTAGTGTTTATTCGACCAGCACTGGATGTTTTATTGCTTCGTGTAGGTCACAGCGAAATGCTGCCACTGTATGGATTTTTCTTAGCGATAGGTGGTTATCAACTATTTGAATTGGTGGGTGTAAAAGGTGATTTTGGAGCGCTCGTTTTTGGTGTCTTACTAAGCCATCACCCCAAAGCTACTGAGCTCACTAAATCTTTATTAAGCTTTAAAGACCTATTCTTAATTGGTTTTTTCTTATCCATTGGCTTTACCGCATTGCCAACGTGGTCAATGCTAGGAATAGCCAGTTTGTTGTGCATATTATTGCTCGTAAAAGCGTTAATGTTCTTCGCCGTTTTTACGCGGTTTAAGCTACGTGGGCGCACCTCATTTCTTGGTGCTCTAGCCCTGAGCAACTTCAGCGAATTTGGCCTGATCGTAGCGGCTTTATGCGTGGATTCGGGATGGCTTAACAAAGAATGGTTAGTCATTTTGG of Neptunomonas phycophila contains these proteins:
- a CDS encoding cation:proton antiporter family protein gives rise to the protein MEFIWILFAFVCGLLVKYFNFPALIGFLIAGFLLNFLGFEPTESLETLAHLGITLMLFTIGLKLHVKDLLKQEVWATSLLHMGAWTLVMGTLIIGLSILSLPYFIDIDFKTAALLGFAFSFSSTVCIVKLLEESGEMKTRHGQIAIGVLVVQDIAAVVFLVFATGKIPSPWALLLFGLVFIRPALDVLLLRVGHSEMLPLYGFFLAIGGYQLFELVGVKGDFGALVFGVLLSHHPKATELTKSLLSFKDLFLIGFFLSIGFTALPTWSMLGIASLLCILLLVKALMFFAVFTRFKLRGRTSFLGALALSNFSEFGLIVAALCVDSGWLNKEWLVILALSVSLSFIVTSLLYRNAHHYYLVYKDTIKTFQSAKRLPEDEFIQPPEADILVIGLGRVGTGSFKALQNMIDKRVVGLDADRQRVERYQKEGLNVFFGDGEDADLWESFDLSGISLVLLALPSIDDNRNITNQLHKANFNGKIAAIARYPDERNELLEAGIDNVFNFYTEAGIGFAEESLLLIGEQPNGAALSH
- the ftsY gene encoding signal recognition particle-docking protein FtsY, with amino-acid sequence MFKKLKSIFSSNEDKQDVNESDVQQGEVVSVETADKLPEDKVDEASQSSEQVNDTIPDTLTEESTEVVHDAAAAINDELPVSAKEPVSAPQDMQAESVQEPDVTEVQTEPEADKAPEPVVIDTPAATPAVVTDEAPQKKGMFARIKAGLSRTKANLTEQLGTLFLGKKEIDDELLEDIETLLLTSDVGVEATTDIIDRLTSRVQRNQLADAQALHQALKDELAGLLGDVEQPLVAQAENAPYVILMVGVNGVGKTTTIGKLTKRFQSEGKSVMLAAGDTFRAAAVEQLQVWGERNNVPVIAQHTGADSASVLFDAVQSAKAKSIDVLIADTAGRLQNKDHLMEELEKVVRVMRKIDPAAPHEVMLVLDAGTGQNAMSQAKIFQEAVGVTGITLTKLDGTAKGGIIFAIAKQLKLPIRFIGVGEQVDDLRPFKADEFVEALFDE
- the pal gene encoding peptidoglycan-associated lipoprotein Pal gives rise to the protein MRASNAVKALTLAVSVAWIAGCSSPSTLSEDDSSMGGSATGSSSNTYGTGDASGVSGMGTDGNLDVANLKTVFYFDFDDSTVRADSVADLEAHAQYLASHPSASIRLEGHADERGTREYNMALGERRAKAIERFLAVNGVSGAQVETISYGEEKPVVLGSGDGSWSQNRRVELKYVSR
- the ruvA gene encoding Holliday junction branch migration protein RuvA, producing the protein MIGRLKGELAEKQPPHIMVDVNGVGYDVEASMNTCFKLPDPGCSVTLYTHFVVREDAQLLYGFYDKYERTLFRALIKASGVGPKLALSILSGMTAQELVACMQREDAAALTRIPGVGKKTAERLIVELKDKLKTLPAAEPADFQLTGNDLPEAASAAIDGYRQEAESALVSLGYKPALAAKAVAQAEKQLGDINSSESLIRLALKSMVSG
- the ybgF gene encoding tol-pal system protein YbgF, which encodes MNVKKALITSAAFMAVASATASYAEDVQVIQVNSGGSASGINRAPSNNSQLIITIQQLQDEMRQLRGMVESQQYTIDQLQSKQKERYRDLDRRISEVMRQQSGSLTDELALGALPLAPEPEASVPATEASNETPSTQLAPASSSQSNTSESSSSAGNDQDDYQAAFALVRQRSFSEAITQFDDFLTNYPQSPRVPNAHYWLGELYLATSDLDSAETEFQTVVKAYPDSRKASDALYKLGILFKQKGDTAQSVSFMERVVKEYPESSAARLAESALQ
- the ruvB gene encoding Holliday junction branch migration DNA helicase RuvB, coding for MIEADRFIAPTQTSKVEEQFDRAIRPQKLSDYTGQPVVKEQMEIFIHAARNRGEALDHTLIFGPPGLGKTTLANIIAHEMEGDIKTTSGPILEKAGDLAALLTNLEAGDILFIDEIHRLSPNVEEVLYPAMEDYQLDIIIGEGPAARSIKLDLPPFTLVGATTRAGSLTSPLRDRFGIVQRLEFYNIEDLTNIVMRSARLSGTIISEEGAKEVAKRSRGTPRIANRLLRRARDYAEVKGDGEITKPIADLALNMLSVDEQGFDHMDRRLLLVMIEKFAGGPVGVDNLAAAISEERETIEDVLEPYLIQQGYIMRTPRGRVVTDHAYLHFGIDKPSID
- the tolB gene encoding Tol-Pal system beta propeller repeat protein TolB codes for the protein MKKWFISAFLMMMAVTARADLVVEVTQGVDAPTPIAVVPFQATGLALNEDIAQIVSDDLGRSGFFKPMNRSNMLGTPSTEEQVFFRDWRVSGNDYMVIGRVAPAANGQVQASVELYDVLKERKVWSEAVTGNSNNLRDVAHYISDQVFEKLTGLKGAFSTRIVYVTAKMNTPGNFTYKLQMADSDGARPRTILQSKEPILSPAWSQDGSKLAYVSFESSRPAIYVQELATGQRQKVQTFRGLNGSPAWSPDGSRLALVLSKDGNPEVYILTLATGQLDRVTHHYGIDTEPTWAPDGQSILFTSDRAGLPQIYSLNLPTRELKRLTYEGKYNSRGRLTQDGRFLTMVHQDGSGFHIAVQDLKTNRLDILTSSSLDESPTIAPNGSIIMYATKKGGKGVLAGVSLDGRVRFTMPNGDGDVREPAWSPYLQ
- the tolQ gene encoding protein TolQ, encoding MGEQLSIWSLVVEASLVVQIVMVILVLASFLSWIVIFQRISVFGKAKKGLRTFEERFWSGVDLGQLYRELSDTDKALEGAEHIFCSGIKEYTRMTQQKNYDPDAVMDAVQRSMRVALSREEEKLDQHLPFLATVGSTSPYIGLFGTVWGIMNSFRGLANVHQATLASVAPGISEALVATAIGLFAAIPAVIAYNRFSARSEGMMSHYETFAEEFYAILHRRIHSPL
- the queC gene encoding 7-cyano-7-deazaguanine synthase QueC is translated as MSKPSPKAVVLLSGGLDSATALAMAKDQGFDCYVLSFDYGQRSLTELNAARKVAQQLAITDHRVIRLHLEDFGGSALTDHSIEVPEEETSGIPVTYVPARNTVFLSLALGWAEVLEADAIFIGVNAVDYSGYPDCRPEFINAFETMANLATKTGVTGHPIKIHTPLMTLSKSDIIKVGHELGIDYADTISCYQADDDGRACGICDSCRLRAIGFKEAGVDDPTRYMPA
- the tolR gene encoding protein TolR; translation: MIRRQKKKRKLNADINVVPYIDVMMVLLVIFMITAPMLTQGVSVDLPQAASDPVNDQDQEPVVVTVDKDGAYYINIGGDDTTQVSQEEVSERVEKILNETPNQLLLVRGDKNVSYEKVVGLMALLQQAGAASVGLVTE
- a CDS encoding cell envelope integrity protein TolA; amino-acid sequence: MRIRSYILPIVLALLVHVCVVLLLVPHWFQHKQDPRQTPRHIQATMIDLKSLATEVANQQQIAEAKEEAAQKQAEQARQAAELEKQEQAEQARQAQEAERKQQAEAQAQKKKLEEQKQQEAQKKLEELKKQEEKKNLEKQRIEEKRLKEVEDARIKEFDECIAKIKGLDITAEQKATLESLCNSKPKEVESAIKAILEKKADEAEKKKLAEEAKKKAAEKQKQEAAQKAAEAAKKKAEADKQRKAEEAKRKEAERVAAEKAAAEAKQKAELEKRRQAALEKSKQTVDEFTAYVRSEISGRWIRPATARNGMQATALVVLFPSGEIDSVEIVKSSGDLGFDRAAENAVYKVGRFSRASEIDPVLFDRNLRRIQVIFRPEGLRY